TAACTCGAACTTAAATAGCCCAGCACCCCTTCCTAGCCAACCGATGGTCTGGTGCTTAGCAGCCAATGAGTGACCTTGGCAAATCCCAAATCGATCTACCAATAGGTGGATGTTGGGCTTATATATGCTAGATAGGCAGCAACCTTTTGTGAAGGTGGTTGTCTAGactgttatagttggtatcagagccgacctcCTATTGTTGGATAGTGGGGCCAGTACGTGCGGGGGAGCACATGTCCGAAGGGGGGGCAGACCAAGTGCGTTGCAACCGATGAGTGACCTTagtgaatcccacatcggctaGCTAGGAGGGGGCGCTGGGCTATTTAAGTTCGGGCTAGGCATCAACCTTTTGAAGGTTGTGACACAACCAATGAGTACTACCTTGCCTATACTTCCTCAAGAGACTAACAAACCAGTGGAACCAGAAGTTATCCTTGAGAGGAGGGTGGTGTACAAGCATGGGGCTCCCCTTATCCAAGTATTGGTCAAGTGCCAGGGCAGTTCATCTGATTGCTtcacttgggagtacctcctGGATCTCCTCAAGCAATTCCCGAGGACGGTCAGcctccttagcatttcttgaggacaagaaattggtCAAGGGAGGGGAAATTGTCACGACAATACTTCTTAGTagcatgaattttaatttttttgcattATGTTGTAATTTGTAGTATTACTTTTACTGCTTGTATTTCTTATTACTATTGTAACTTCTAGAATAGTTTGTTAGCCAATGATTGCCCACGGGTAaagggctagaataggacaaaagatATTGTTACAGACGTTGGGGAAGGAATGATCGTGTGTGGCAGCGACCATCCTACCCGAGTATATCGCCTTCCAAGTCTCTTGGAAGGgtaaagaaaatcaatagaattttttatattcctcCTCTcttctatctttctctctttctaaatctcttctacttctctctttctctcttcattctctctgttttctctgCTAAACCAACTGTACCTTCCCAATTCAATCGGAATTAGTTGTGCGATCCTATTGTCACTTAACAACTATGACACTATTATGATTACACAGAAGGAGTGCCCTTAAGGGGTGAACTCTGTGCAAAAGAAGATACAATCTAAAATGACTATTTACAAAGTGAACTCATCTGAAGAGTCCCTCATGTATCAGGCAGGTGATTGCTATATGTATTGAGCACACATTGAGGTTGTTACTAGTTGAAATTTTGTCTAAATCATATAATCATATGATATAGCATTGTAATTTTACTAACATGTGCATAAAAACCAAAagtcaatatttatttttcctaatcAGTAAAGCAATGCAGTTGATAACTAGAATTACCAGGAGCCGACGGAACAGAAGATGCTGTATCAGATGATCTCCTTACTAATCTTTTGAGACGCATCAAGCAGAAGTACACAATCACTCCAGTGATTAGAACAAGAAAAGCTGCAACAACACCTCCTACAATTGCAGCTACTTTCTGTTTGTTTGCTTTCTTGCCATCAGTAGCCTGTACAGGTGTGAGTGTTGGAATACTGCTATCCCCACCAATAGGTACTGCTATTGTTGTTTTCcttgatctgtataaatttacTTGAAATTGTGTTGAAGAATGTAATGAAGACAAAGATGCTTTGGAATGTGACAATTCAATCTTTCTAATTTGTGGTGAAAGTGGACAGAATCTCCGAAACCTGAAAGAAACAATATCTGGACATTATTAAAATTCTATTTCAGTAAAAAGTAAAAGAGTGGAATGAAAAGACCAAAATGCTAACTACAATTTCAATGGTCTAATAAagtaaacaaaatatttaaacaataaGAATCACAACTTGGACCGGTACATATCGAAaatctatccaattaacatgtTCTAATGCTAAAAGCAAGGGAGTAAAATGAAGTAATGAACTTTTGCCTCCATATCCAGTATAGGTACAGTAATGATGTCACTGGATCATTATACAGCTGTGAATTCTACTACAGTCAAGGAGAACAAGGAAGATACCAGTACTTCAACATAGATACAACAAGTACTTCTAACAAATCTATAGGCACCCATGTAACAAGGAAACTGACAGTGGAACTTGTACAGAGAAATATATCTAGAGTCTGTCAGTCTAGTATAAAACATGCAGAAGATAAACAATAACATTGTCGCCTTTCCATTGTAAACTTGTGTGTATTTTCACATTGATTATACAAAGATACTTGTAAAATTGCACATAATTGAATGAACAGAGGTACATGATCAAGTGGAATTAGTTGGTAGATACTGGATCATGAAAGAACTTTCCAGTAGTCTAGTTGAacacatttatatatgttaaagTTGAATGTCTAACACAGTGAAAAAGTTTTTATCTCCAAGAGACCAAACCTCTCTTGACTCTTCCACATGTGGCTTACATGTACCACGCCGAGACCCACCAATTTCATTTAGCTGTCTATGTATCTGTGTATATCCATCTTGCTTCCTCACAGAAAGCTGCCGGTTGAATGTTCTGTGTTTTACTCCCTTAGACTCTTCCCCTGCACTTCATAGTCATTCCAACTTTTAGATGCATCTCCTCAGCAGTCCATCTTTATTGGGAAGTTCCAAATGCATCTCCCTGACACTCAAATCCATTGCCATTTTCAAGTTTAAAATGCAAACAATTTGCATTGGTATTTAGactaaaatttcaaagatgATAAAACAAAGAGACAAATAGATGATGCCCTATTATTCAAATGAAGTACAGCCCCAGAAATTGAATGGAAAAGGAATTCATCTATCTATCCCTAATTATTAGGGATTAAACGGACTCACTGTTGTATACAAAACATAATGTGCAATTCATGCCTCTTTTGCTAAGAGGTAGAGATAAAGAGATGGCTTACCAAGAAACAGCACACAGGTCTTTCAGTTTATGATAGTAAACACATTCTGGTTGTGGATATCTCCTGATTTTACCAGCCAATTGTAGGGAACTGTCAACTGTGCTCTTGAAAGCAAGTAAAGCTTCAGCTACAAGAATTCAACACGTATAAGTAACTCCATTAAGCATCCTCCTCTAACAATTTTGCTTGAAATAGTGGAGAAACATTTTATGAGCATTGACAGGCTAGAAATTGGTGCACACTGCGTGCAGACAAAGACATGTTTCCTTGAATTCTAAAAAAGTAGCTGAGGAGAAGTCTGAGGTGAAGGAGAAAACAAAAATTGGTTTACTTAGTTCCCCAGCACAAACACCTAACAAAGATGTTCATACAGGCTTATGCAACGTACCATTGTTTGCATAGGGAGAAAAAATTGAGGCAGCAAATCTTAATCACAGATACTTGGTATTTTAGCAACACTTGTTTCACAGTAATGATATAGCTCCATCCTCACCATAAGTAAACACTTGAATCCTAAACCAGCCACATTTAGGAAAGCATTGACTTGGTACAAAGACTAACTATGGTATCAGATTCTTCAGGTAAGCAGTGAAACTTGAAGCAGCATGGCTAATTCGATTGCTAAGAATAtagatgaaaaatgaaaatactaCCCCGTTTTAAGAGATTCAAATGTAACCCCAAGAAGGAAAGGGAAGAAAGCAAACCTTGTAGTTGGTGGGTCAATTTAAAGGGTTCCAACAGTTGAATCAATATAAGAAAGGGCAGATGTTGCCACCAAAACAATCGCATTCTCAACCAGGCATTACTCTTTTTCAAACCCTCGACACCCAATTAGCTTCAAACACTTTCAGAGCTCTGAAGAAATTTAGACAGTTCTCAACAACGAAAATGTACAGACGTGGCTGCTAAATAGTTCGAAAACAAGAAAGCCCCAAGTCAATGAAATTCTAACAACCATTACTAAttagaataaaaacaaaaggaCAAGATATGTACCAAATATCCTACAAGTAATGAAAATCGATGAGATCCTAAACAACTATGCAGCTGCAGAAAAGGAACAAGACATACTGTATCAAAACTGAAATTACAAGCAGTAAAAGAACCTTGCCTCCATAACCCAGGAACGGATGATTTTGTCACATGAATGAGCTTATCAGTAGGTGAAATGAAGAAGGTTCAGAAAGACCAAAACAGAAGAATTTTCGGTAACTTGAGTTAATGACATTCAGAGAACCCAAATGCCAGAAGAATGTCTTAGTTGCACATTAATGCAAAGGCCGTAATGGTTTCCCGTTTACAGTTTATTCATTATTGAAGGTTGAGGATGGGCAAGTACGGATTCACACACATTTCAAAATCgaattgaataaatattttggacTTTTTGAGCAGAATTCCAGCCAAAATAAGAGGTTCAAAAGTGGACAGGACATGGAAAAGCTGGGCACACGAACCTTTTTATCCTTGCTGGAATGGGCAGAAACAATTCCGGCTTTCTTCAAGGCCTCGAACCCAACAAATTCCCATCTgtcagaaaaaaataaatttcaaatccCAAAAGATTCCCCTGGATTCTCAGAGGGATAAAGAAGTAGCTAAATCATTTCTGGGTTCTCTtggaaaaccaaaataaataaatcctcTGAGGCGATCCTTTAGATTGTATTGTAGCCCAGAATGCTCTACTTTGGCAACAAAACCAAACTTCTGGAACTTGAGAGTCTCAAACCTAATTCCCAATAATGTGAAATCCAGATTTAACGGTTTTTCTAGTCTCtctgtatttttcttctctatacATCTTGAGAATAGGGCCCAAATTCAGTATTTCAACAAACACGGATTCTAGTCCCAAGAAAAATCAAGGTTCTGTTAGAAAAACGTAGAATTTTGCTTTAAGACAGGACACAGAAGCTACTGAAAGATGATGGCCCCACTATCAGCAAACAATTGTAGTGTTAAACAAAGATGGAAGACAGAAATTGACAAAGCAATAAATATTCAGAAGTACAGAGAGGGTGTGGTTTGGGAGCCATTCAAGCTGTACATGAGCCTGCAGGTTAATGAAGCTGAAGTGAGAAGGCAGCTTTTTGGGGGTGTACATACCAGGGACTTGTGCAGGGCCTCTCTTGGCTCTTTGCATTGGAAAAACAAGACTCCTCATGAAGCTCCAGTGGGCAGCCAAATGACAAACATGCAGAGTGATTCacctgcctctctctctctctctctctctgcaaatCACAAGCAAGCAACAAGGTCCAGATGTTCATATGGAGCAAAACAATATTATGAGTGCACCATGTGTGCAGAGTTGATTTTCTGGCTTCTTCACATGCCAAATGAAAAGGACGAGTTCATGACGGCTACCCTGCCCTACCCTTGTATTTTCAAGACTTTCTTTTGAATGCCGATATTAGCGCCGAGTGGACGTTGTGACAaccatttcaattttatttttgttgtgggAAATGTTACATTTCATCCACTACTAAAATAAAGACTAGTCTTTTTACTAACTCCGCTCAAATGTAAACATTTGGTTAAAATGTTATctttcgtataatttttttacataaaaaatataataacatatcCTACGTACAAATGATTTTCACAGATATactattttgtaaaataataattttattcgtatttaaaaatatatatataatatcaacgTTAAATAAAcccttaattaaaattatattaaacaataaaaaaaaaaaacatcatctTGTATACGATCAAATATCATTGAATCAAATGGCCCTCTCTATCAAACATGGAATTGAGTGAGGTTCATGCTTTATCACAAATTCTCTCCACATTTGAATATCAATGTGATATAAATATTACATTAACTCTCGTGAACTTGTGtacataaaaaagaattaatttaagtACCATGAGGCACCTACCCGAAAATCTGGTGACAGGTATTAATGCAAGGACTGTTTGGACGGCCGAAATGGGGAATGCCATTTTTATACTTAAATTCGATTTTTGAgatgataaatataaaatgcatTAATGTAAAGTATTATCTTAAGTGTTTGAATAACATCTCCATTCAAAAATTGATAAACGTCTCATccatgaaaataataattagtggTTGGATCCATCCATGTTATTCTATGGAGATAAAAAAAGTCACATTTAAAGGTAAGGTTGACTTGACGCCGTGTCCATGGTCAACTTAACTTTCATAATTGAGGTCTAGATAGGGCCCAGCTTGGAGTAGGCCAGTGGTGGCCCATCGATCAAATGTTGTAGCCTCTCAACATTTAATTGAACCAATGTTTTTGgtattgttttaattaaaaataaagctaCATTAAAATAAAAGCTATCTGAAAATGGCAAATTTTTAATGATCTTTGTtataaattcaaccccaaaaaatgaaaattaaagaaaaaaaggtcAGGCCCAAAGGGCCCTTTTGTAGCACTTCATAGTTTGTACCAAACAAGTCAACACCACGATGTGCTTCCCATAATTACTTTTGAAATGATGGGTCTAAGGGTATAATCACAAATGTGCGTTTTTCTAGTTCAAGAAAATAAGTGACTTAAGGtgactaattaagaaattaaatagtttaaagtcaacatatcaaatggatttaaagtgctaaatcattaaattataaaaaaaaacgtggtttattatgataattttaaaaattgattaaagtGATTTAGTTTGGTTCAAATTATTCGTCATGAAAATAGgattttatagtttaaattttgtatttagttACAAAactatgaatttgaatttgaattcattgtcaaaaaaataataaattcaccATTGTTGATTTAATTATTGACCATGAATCAgcctttgaaataataaattaagatgtcatcaaatgactctttatatatatttataatatctaATCTAAGTTAAGAATACAAAAATGTGTAcattaattacattaaaaaatattattgtctaCTTATGTTCTCCATGCCAAGTgaattaattatgtaatttgtgCAGCTGGGCGGGGACCCAATAGAGGTGCGGTAGCAGTAGCTAGCTTCCCCCCATTCATCTTGGAGTGATTAAACATTTAATGACTTATAACGTACATTCATCTTGGAGAGTTTcagcagaagcagaagcagaagcagcagcatatataagcaattaaACCTCCAGATGGCTAAAATTACTAACACAAATATGGAGGATATCAATATCATAGGTACAGACTACAAAGCATATCCCAAATcacaaagaaaaattaacaaaaaaacaaaaaaagttacAAAGATGATTCAAGAGAAGATAGCCACATAATTAAACACAGCAGTATCAAGCATCAGGCTTAACGGAATTACTTCGACTCAAATTGACCCTTCTAGTGACCGCCACATAGTAAGCCCCCATGGCCAACACCACCACAAACACGAACCCAAACACAATTCCGGCGACCGCACCAGCGCCTACTCCCCCGCTGGCCCCTCCCCCGGAGCCGGGCGTGAATGTGCTCTCACGACCCAGACTTGAGGCCACGGTGGCAGCCAGAGGCAATGGCGAGCAGTGGGAGGAAGAGCAAGGGTCTCTGGTAACTGGCTGCTGGCTCTGATCAGCCTTTGGGTTGAAGAAATCAATGCCGGAGGGTGGCAACGCCGTGGGGCTCTCAAATGCAAGGCCGTGGGGAGCTCTTTCTTGGGCCCGAGAGACGTGGGGCaacaagagaagaagagaaagtgtCAACAAGGTTGTAGCCAAGGGTGACATatctttaattttgttgtttgttatttggagtttgagagagagggagacagagacagagacagagagacaAACAGACAGAGGAGTGTGGTTTTGGGTTTTTTGGAGGGGCTAAGATCTGGATGGTTCgaatgggtatttataggggGTTTGGGGAGTGGGGGGTTGCTTGGAGTGGAATTCTAGCGATGTCTTAGAACTGTTTTAGAGGGGACAAAATGATGGAAGGGGCTCTACAAGCTATCCTTCGATTCACACAGTGATGTTCCTCAACTGccctcaaaattttaatttcaacccTTAATCCTACCCTTGAATCATTTCTTGGAAAGcaacatatacacatatatatatatggtagtATATATGTTCTCATTGTACAAAATTTTTCACTTCTTTTCTACTAGAAAtctctttttataatttgaacTTCTGAAATACATTTCTTACTGATACCACCAAAGACTTACCCTGTTTTACAACCAACATATGGCGTATTAAATTTCATTGAAAAATGTATGTACTTGTGtgtgggggggtgggggggtgaaGGGTAGAGGGTGAAACGGTAATTGAATGGAGAGTGCATGAGTTGGTCTCCTGGTGGCTCTCAATGCCATGTTCTATCCACTCGAGTGATAACTAAAGAGTGGGGACTggggaataataataataataataaggtgACATATATTCATTCATCAATCGGCCGGCCGGTCCACAAGCAAACGCAATTTCATCTCAACTACACACATTACTTGAACTCAAATTCATCTAATAAACCTAGTAATTTATAAATCACCTGCACTGCATGtaaatatctatctatctatctatctatgtggtggggggaggggggggggggggggggggggggggcgcattGGTGTCATGCCGCTATCATGTATATTAGTACCTAGATATCATCTCTCTTTATTTTGCAATTATCATTACTTCTTTTAGGTATTTCTTTAATAGAACAGCGGATAAAATTAAGACAGAAAGAAGAagc
This genomic stretch from Diospyros lotus cultivar Yz01 chromosome 1, ASM1463336v1, whole genome shotgun sequence harbors:
- the LOC127790234 gene encoding uncharacterized protein LOC127790234, encoding MSPLATTLLTLSLLLLLPHVSRAQERAPHGLAFESPTALPPSGIDFFNPKADQSQQPVTRDPCSSSHCSPLPLAATVASSLGRESTFTPGSGGGASGGVGAGAVAGIVFGFVFVVVLAMGAYYVAVTRRVNLSRSNSVKPDA